GAACTGTTGCGTGATATTAAGCCGTTTCAGTTGGCCTGTATGGAGTTAACTGGTGTGCCTCTAATGGTTGCGATCCAAACCTACGGCGCCATGCATGGGGAAATGATAAATTCCTTTATCGTTCGTAAAGAGAGAAAGCGTACAGGACGACAGAACCAAATCGAAGGAATAATAACCGATGCCCCCGTCATCTTTGTCGATGATGTTATGAATAGCGGAAACAGCCTTCTGAAGGCGGCAGCTATTCTTGATGGGTATGATGTTTCGATCAGATATGCAATTGCGTTAGTAGATTTCGATTCTAGAGAGGTCAACTCTCGACTTGCCAAAATGGGCATTGGAAGCAAATCGATACTTCACCTCAATGAGCTAGGCTTGGAAAAGATTTCAACTCACCAAGAGGAAGACGAACTGGAGCCCCTGTTTCGGCGGAAGTGGCGCCATTCGTTAGCTACTGGTTCTTATTTCTACGAGGCTCCAAAGTCGGTTCCGGTAGTAGACGACAAGAATGTTTATTTCGGATCGGATAATGGAGTTCTGTGGTGCCTTGATCAAGTTTCTGGTGCGACAGTTTGGTCCTTCGGTGTTCCCTGTCTTGGCGATAAGGGAATTTGGTCTACAGCAGCGGTGACTGATAGTGCAGTATATTTCGGAGGGTATGACGGCAATTTATATGCGTTGGACAAATATTCCGGTCAACCTCTTTGGGAATATCATTTCGCTGACTGGATTGGGTCATCTCCCTGTATATCATCACAGCAGAATATGCTGTTTATTGGGTTGGAGCATGCTCACTATCTCAAGAAAGGTAGTCTACTTGGAATCGACCTAACCAGTGGAATTTCACGCTGGGAATTTGTAACGAGAGGTATGATACATGCGACGCCATTATACGATAGAGATCGTGGTTGTGTCTTCATCGGAACGGACGACGGCATGTTTTATGCAATTGATGCATCTACCGGAAGGGAGATCTGGTCTCTAAGCGGGTGCGGTGCTATACGCTCTATCCCGACGATTGATCGCGTGCGAGATACTGTTCTGTTTGGAAGCTTCGACCACTGCATATACGCACTTCAGGCGTCTACCGGCAAAATAACCTGGAAGACAGTTTTGCAGGGAGCGGTGTACTCTCAACCACTATTAGTAGACGATCAAGTTTTCATAGCCTGTACAGACAAAAGACTTTATATTCTAGATGTCGAGACGGGGTTAGTGATGAAACGGGTTGAAGCACATGCGAAGCTTTTTGCGACGCCGGTGCGCGTGGGGGATAATGTTTATATTGCTTCAACTGCTGGCTGTGTATATCGCTATTCACTTATTACTAAACGAGTTGACGGATTACAGAATTTCTCCGAACGAATAACAACCAGCTTAGTTCATAGCCTAGCGAACGACATATATTTCATCGCAACTATTGATAATTCACTTCACGCATTAGTTAATGCTCTGTGAGAATCGATAGCTTATTTCTGAATGCTGAGCCGGGTAAGAAGACACGACCTAGAAGCTTCAAGGAAGAAGACTTGATAGTTAGCGCTTCAGATTTACAGCCATGGTCTATAGATGAGGTGCTGCTCGAACTGTTCAATAAGTATCGGGACAGTATGGGGGACGAGGAAGGAACAAAGCAATTTACAGAAGGCGCGATGGTCGCAGAGACCATTAGAACATGGCAGTGTCCACCTTGGCTGCAAACTGCAGGTCTAACACATAGACTTTACCTGCCTAACATGTCAAAACACTGGAATGGCGTAAGTGTGCGCTCTATGGTAGGTATACGCGCGGAACGCATTGGACTTATTGCTGCACGAATCCGATTCCTCCTTTCAATTTGCGCGGTCAAGAATAATATTGCAATGGCGTATGCGCAAATACTCAACACGGAGGAAACTCTTCATAACAATCGCAAGGAATGGGAGACCCAAGAAGATATTTCATGTGCGACCATCGTGCTTTTAGCAGACGAATTTATAAACCCATATCTAACAAGTGGCTTTGGTCCCAAGGTCAATCTAGACTTGGTAGAAATCATAGCCGGACACCTTTGTCAGCACCCACCTTCCATTCCCATTCCTTCCGCCATAAAGAGCGTGATAGAAACGCCAACTGGGTCTTATGTCGGTCTCGACCGAGCCTATGAAATGGCAGTAGCGGATCTTGAGTTAGGCCAGACGGAATCGGCTCTCAGACGTCTGTTAGAATCTTCGAAACGAGCGCCTTGGATTGCAGAGTTGAAAATATATTTGGCATATGTGTGGATTTTATACGGCAAGTTTGTCATTGCTGGGGAATGTGCAGAAACTGCAGAGGAGTCGCTCCTCCAATTGGGATTAAATTGGGATAAACGGTTATCGTTCATTGAGTGGCTTTGGCTTAGCAGAGAGCTTATAGCTATGGCCCGAGCTAAAAGGAAGCCAATCAATCCCCTAAAGAGAGCAAAACATGCACCAATAGATCTAATCAAAAGGTTGACCTAGGCATCTACTTGACATAGTGAGATCACTATTGTGAATGAGTGTCTCGCAATATATCTGCCATAGGAACTAGATCCCCGGGGCATTGCGTTCTTGGTTCTAGCTGAGAGTGGGCAAATACCCGTTTACCGCTCCAATGATATTTCAGCTTTAGCTGATTGATTAAGATTGTCAACCGCGCTATCTGGGCTGGTGTTGGAGACTGGCCGCCTGTTTTTGATTCGTGGTTACCCAAAAGACAAATTCCGATTAGATCGTTAGCGACGGCAGTATGTGCGCCGCGCATATGTTCAGGGCGCCCTGAAAGAACGTGACCGTCTTGGTCGATCATGTAGTGATAGCCGATGCGATAGGTTTTAAACCAAAAAACGCCCCAAAGCCACGAAGTTTATGGATATAGGCTAGTTCAGCAAGCCCTTCATCGGCTGGAAGTGCGGAGTGATGGATTACAACTCCTGCAGGACGGATTGTGTTGTGAAGCGAGATGACTACGTCTGCGGTAACGACACATAAAATGATCGCTACACAAAACCGCGTAAACAAAAGGGAGAACCAACTGTCATGTATCAAATAGTAATGGTAGTTGAGCCTTCCAGAGAAGACACGGTTCAAAGGCGAAATTTTTACTTTACCCATGATATTCCTAAATCGACGTTTAATCCTGTTGCTATCTATTTTTTCACTTTTCGTCAAAAGTAGATAAAAGCATTGAAATTTATCTCGGCGGGCTGTACTGTTGCACAATCAGTAGATCATTACCAATCGGAGCCTCAAATGATCGAACGATCCCCCCTAGCAGGCCGGGCGCTCATTTCATTGCATAACAGTGCGATAGCTATGACGACTGGACTTTTTGATTCCGTTCCATTGATCGAGGTGCCCCGTACAAGAGTCTGGTGCCTTTTCGTGGTGTACGCGAGTTTACTTGGGACTATTCCCGCATTTTCGCAGAACCAGAGTCGGCCTCCTATACATGTACAACAATCTACGGGCGCCTATGCGTGGCAATCGAAACCGATTCGGATCAAACCCAGCCCGGAAGACGACCAGTCAAGACACGTTTTGGCTTTGCGGGGAGCGTACTTCGATGCTGCTATAGGAAGTCCTGAGCCACTTGACATGTTAAAACCATCCCTTGTCGGAAGCTTCTCAGAGGGAAATGAAGAGACGGAAGAATTTCCGCAATCTTCAGTAGACATGATTGTAGACGCGACTTTCGTTTCCTATATACCTTATCTCTCTCCCTCTAAGCGAAGCATTTATACGGATGTCTCAATGCAATGCCACTCAGCAATTCCGTTACATGGCACCCCTGGCATTAGCAATGGGCAACATATCGACCTACTTATTCCAGGCGGCACGATAGTTCTCCCTGGAAAGGATATTGCGATCACGTACGATGTGAGTAAGGCAAAATTTGGTATAGAACCCGGTTCTCGGTATCTTCTCTTCCTACGTTATGTTCCAGGCGGCAATTTTTATACGCTGCGAAAAAGTTGGCTTATCAGCGAAGGCAGGCTCGTGGCTAACTCAATCCCCGACTCAAGGAACGTTGAACACAGCAGATCACTCCATAACAACATGACCATCGATGCTGCCATGGAGGAAATCCGTTCTAGAGTAGCCAGTTCAGCGGCGGATGTGAAGTAGCTCATCAGGGGGCTTGTCAGATGCTACGTCTCACGCAAGGCATTTTTGCTTTGATACTAGCTTTAGGTTTCGTCAGCCAAACTTCGGCAGCTCAGGGGAATTGCCCACAAGACGTGCCCGATAATTCTAGTCTCAACGCTAGCAATAAACCCACTATGTGGCCAGCTGGTTCTACAATCACTGCTTGGATTGATACAAATACTATTACAGTCGAAAGCCCATTATACATGGGCATTCGAGATGCAGCAGCAGCATGGAGCGCATATCTAAAGCAATCTGGAGGATCTTTCGTTCTATTGGCCGGTACTGGTCAACCAGGTGATGGCGTGCTCCCTCAACCGTGGTTCACTTTCGATATTGGTCCCGTGCCAACAGGGAAGCAGGGATCAACTCATTTCGTGTCACAGACAAGTGATGGTAGTACGGTCTACGCCGAAACCGTTTTTGATCCGTCCTACCAAACTGCCAACAATAACGGGACACTTCAGGAATCACAGGCAGCAGGGCTTGCATCTCACGAGATAGCGCAAACATTCGGCCTAGGAGACTGTACCGCTGCCGATTGCACAACCTCGTCTAGTGAGGATAATGGAAATACCGTAATCGGTCCTTCGCCATGCGATGTGCAACGCATCCAGCAGATCAGACAAGCGATGCCGGGCATCTATGCTGGAGGGGGGGCAGGCACAGGTGGAGGTCAAGGGGACGGTGCGACTGGATGCCCTGGAGCTCCTCCGAACGACACTTGTGTTTGCAATGCCGCTGGCTCTTATACGTGTAGCTGCGACGGATCACCTCAGGTCTGTGATGATGGTTATGGTGCTGTTTGTTATCAGGGTTCATTCTTATGCGGTACTGTAACTACCAGTCAATGTAGTTCATCCCCGTGCGAGGGGGCCGTTTGCGTAGCGGGGCAGTGGGACGAAAGCGGCTGTAGCTTGCCGGGAGGTGGTTGTAGCGACAATTGTGATCCTGAGTGCTCGAACTACGACCCGACATCGTGCAGTGGTGATGGTGATGGTGATGGCGATGGTGATGGCGATGGCGATGGCGATGGTGATGGAGGGTGTGAGCAATTCGAAGATTGCGATGAGATAGCCATACCTGCCCTGCAGGCGAGTTTGGAGACGTGGTTGCCGTCTGGGATAGGGCTCGCATGCATTCTTCCATTCGTCTTAGATATAAGAAGAAGGCACCCAACAAATGATGAGTTGCCAAAGCTAGGTGAGGATGACAACAATGACATCTAACTTCAGCTTTGCTTTTCGCCGACCAATACTGCTTTGTGTGCCGCTTCTAATTGCTATTGGTACCTATTTGCAGTTGCATTGGTTACATATTGGTGCTTGCTCAGAGATATCACGCGAAGATGAGAGCTACATACGAAAGTATGTGGGATCTGAGTTTGGTCTGAGACTAAATCAGCTCCAGATTCAAATTGGAAAAACTCTGCCTGGCTCGTGTATGCGGCAAATAGTTTTTTCGTCACCAGCTTGGACGGCAGAACGACATTTTATTCTCTCCGAAAATAAGCGTTACCTGTTTTCACGGGTAAGTGATCTAAGCCAACCGGCCAAATCTCGAGTTGCACCTTCTCCCCAACCGATGTCTGTTGTGCCAATGCAGGAGCTACTTAACGGTAATCCACCTTCAGTTGGACCCCTCGACGCACCAATTACGCTAATCGAGTTCTCTGATTTTCAGTGCCCGTTTTGCGAACGTTTTGCCCAAACCGTTAGAAAAACTCTGGCAACTAGTTCCAGATACAAAGTTCGTTTAGTTTTCCGGGAATTTCCACTTCCAATTCATAATCAGGCTAGGCTTGATTCAGCGCTTGCCCTTTGTGTCCATCGACAGAATAATCAAGAATTTTGGGCTTTACACGACTATTTCTTTGATATTGCCCTTACAGGACAGAGTCACCCGACAGTCTCAGACGCTGAGAACTTCCTAGCAAAACGACATAAGGTGGATCTAGTACGTGTCAAAACTTGTGTTGATACCCATCAAAGCGATGCGGAAATTGATGCTGATATCAGGTTGGCAAATTCTCTAAATATTACGGGAACTCCTACCTTTTTCATTAATAGTACAAGGAATGTAGGAGCAATAAAGCAGCCTCAGCTCGAAATACTCTTGGAGGATGCAATTAGTAAAACCAGATCAGATAATGCGGTACTGAAACCGCCCACATAAGATTATTAAGGAGGCTTATGTCGATAACTATTAAAAAAACGAAAATCGCTGCTCTTTATGCACTTTCAGTATTCACTTTATTCCCTTGCAACTGCGCGTATGGTCAGTCAGGCATCTTAAAGGGGACGCTTTACGCAGAAACTGCTGCAGCAGAATCGGGTCAAGTCGATGCTCAAATTAGGCTTGCAACGTTCTACGCCTCGGGTGCTCATGGATCTATCAATTACGATAAAGCCTTCCACTGGCTTTCCATTGCCAGTGAACAGGGTTCAATCAGGGCCACATCATTATTGGCAAATGCAATGCTTTATGGGCACGGCACTAAAAAAAATGTCACCGGGGCCATTTGGCTACTGAGGCGCACTGCATCTCTAGGAGATCCAGACGCAATCACGTTTTTGGGGAGAGCATACGAGTCAGGAAGTGGAGTCAAAAAGGATTACGGTCAAGCAATAGGTTTGTATGAAGCAGCTATCTCCAAGCAATCTGGTTATGCAGCTGCCCTTCTGGGCGCCATGTACTACAGAGGAGATGGTGTAGAACGAGATGTAAATAAAGCCATTTCGCTTTACGAAACTTCTGCGGAACGAGGTGACAGTTGGG
This is a stretch of genomic DNA from Granulicella sp. WH15. It encodes these proteins:
- a CDS encoding PQQ-binding-like beta-propeller repeat protein, translating into MFRIKYRSAAPKPALAERDKLISFMKDHCVVRSTQELLLSPSGRRIDWLVDTRIALLNSQMALCIAALYWELLRDIKPFQLACMELTGVPLMVAIQTYGAMHGEMINSFIVRKERKRTGRQNQIEGIITDAPVIFVDDVMNSGNSLLKAAAILDGYDVSIRYAIALVDFDSREVNSRLAKMGIGSKSILHLNELGLEKISTHQEEDELEPLFRRKWRHSLATGSYFYEAPKSVPVVDDKNVYFGSDNGVLWCLDQVSGATVWSFGVPCLGDKGIWSTAAVTDSAVYFGGYDGNLYALDKYSGQPLWEYHFADWIGSSPCISSQQNMLFIGLEHAHYLKKGSLLGIDLTSGISRWEFVTRGMIHATPLYDRDRGCVFIGTDDGMFYAIDASTGREIWSLSGCGAIRSIPTIDRVRDTVLFGSFDHCIYALQASTGKITWKTVLQGAVYSQPLLVDDQVFIACTDKRLYILDVETGLVMKRVEAHAKLFATPVRVGDNVYIASTAGCVYRYSLITKRVDGLQNFSERITTSLVHSLANDIYFIATIDNSLHALVNAL
- a CDS encoding DsbA family protein, with product MTTMTSNFSFAFRRPILLCVPLLIAIGTYLQLHWLHIGACSEISREDESYIRKYVGSEFGLRLNQLQIQIGKTLPGSCMRQIVFSSPAWTAERHFILSENKRYLFSRVSDLSQPAKSRVAPSPQPMSVVPMQELLNGNPPSVGPLDAPITLIEFSDFQCPFCERFAQTVRKTLATSSRYKVRLVFREFPLPIHNQARLDSALALCVHRQNNQEFWALHDYFFDIALTGQSHPTVSDAENFLAKRHKVDLVRVKTCVDTHQSDAEIDADIRLANSLNITGTPTFFINSTRNVGAIKQPQLEILLEDAISKTRSDNAVLKPPT
- a CDS encoding tetratricopeptide repeat protein, which produces MSITIKKTKIAALYALSVFTLFPCNCAYGQSGILKGTLYAETAAAESGQVDAQIRLATFYASGAHGSINYDKAFHWLSIASEQGSIRATSLLANAMLYGHGTKKNVTGAIWLLRRTASLGDPDAITFLGRAYESGSGVKKDYGQAIGLYEAAISKQSGYAAALLGAMYYRGDGVERDVNKAISLYETSAERGDSWGQLRLADLVGIGLVAPQDQVKATQLYKASAEQGNKVAQFRLGSLYANGVLATDDPKISTIYYHRSALQFYAPAEAAFARALWNGTGITADHVRAYVWMYLAKEGHNPTAGAQMVDWAKLLDSEELDRVNKFIENKKMFFSAYRGL